Genomic DNA from Perca flavescens isolate YP-PL-M2 chromosome 14, PFLA_1.0, whole genome shotgun sequence:
CCTATTCTACTCAAACAAAGGGACTGCTTAACTATTGCCAGACCTCATCTTGACATGAatacaaaagcacacacacacacacacacacacacacacacacacacacacacacacacacacacacacaattacttcTCCAACATGTTATTTCAATTATCTTCCCCACTCTCACACATTGTTCAGGTCTCCTTCTAAAGCATTAAATAGTCGTAGAGGAAACCTCTTGTTAATTGCTCCATATttgaaaatacaagaaatatattaTGTTACAGCTAATATTACCAGTCAATAGCAAATGACccattttgatttttaaaaaaaagtatcataagagtaagtaaaagtaaaaacaaagtgaGCGAAACACAATCTGGAGTTCAAGCGGTTAATGCCaggaatctcttttttttttttttttttagaatgtaTATATGGAATACTCTTCATATATTCCCCCATTTTTAGAAATACAATCCCCTTTCACTTAACATAATCAGTGGCATACGTTAAAGATATTTGAAAGCCACAAAGAGAGTAACATCTATTCTAGAGTTAAATCATCCATAAACAGTCAAATGACAAATGAATCACATTGTTGGGGATTTTACTTCTTCATGTAATGCAAAATCATATAGAAAGTATAAAACGTGATAGATGTGATACAAAACAAGCTTTTGTTTTCTGCCAACCAGCAGCCAtcattacatactgtacaaataTGAGACAATATGATGTCTATGAACTCAACATTAGCACCGTAGTTGAAATCAGTGAGCAATCATTCATGCGTACACACAATACATAAACAAATCACACATTTAGAAACACTCGCAGGTGCAAGGAAATGAAAGAGGAAAGGCACAAAGCAGGAAGAGGATGTAAGAGGGATTGGACTTCCTCTGGTGTCTGAAAAGGCACTGATGAGCTCAGCTGTTCTATTGTCACTTTGAAAGTTTTCTTGTGGTCAAATGAGTTACCAAAACACAAAATGGTGGGATTGTTGACTTTATCTGTACACAGCCACAAACACATCCATGTTTTTAATATGATCATGTGGTGTGTCCAGAGGGGGGAGGGGACTAAACCAAAGATTGCAGCACAAGGCAATTCACATGTGTTTCTGTTTTAACGtgtcaacatttaaaaaaaaatggtgtatGGCTCTAGTCAGAGAATCTCTGCATGTCACTGTCTCTGCGAACACTGTTGCTGTCCAGAAAGCGGTCACATGGGAACTCAATGAGGTCCCCTTCCTCTAGTGGTGCAAGTCGTGCAGGACGGCTGCTTTGGTAGCTTGTGAAGTCAGCGGTCGCCACGGCAGAACGAAACGGCCGCCTGGTGGAGTACATGTGCCGCACGTGCACGGCCGTCTTCCTcctctgcagcctcctcttcaggCTTCGCCCCAGCCAGACACCGCCAATGACAAGCAGCAGCACGGCATTCCCGGCCAGCGTGGCCACCGTCACCagctggaggtcagaggtcagcagGCCTCCATGGCTGAAGCCCTCGGGGAGAGTGACCAGCCCGGCGCAGTGGTCACGGGGCGCAACTTGACAAACAGATCCTCCAACTACTCCCTCCACACAGACCATGTAGGTCACATCTGAGCTGAGTTCTCGAAGGGTTACGGAGCGAGCTGTGCCACGAGCGTAAACGTAGCGAGGGAAACGATCCGGAGTGCCAAAGCGGTCGAACAGAATCCGGTAGTGGACTTCATCTAGGCCCGGCCCAGGTCCTGGTGTGTAGTGGTGATGATCCCTGGTGATCCAATAGATGGTGACAGTACTAGATGTCACTTGATCCACTGAAACATTAGTGATGAAATGGCGGTTGAACACACAAGGATCTGTGATTAGAGGTAGCGCCTCCTCCTGATCGGACGATCTCAGAAGATCAAACTTTTCTCCTGACTGGACCAGAGTAGTGGTGTTGAGCCCCGTGTTTGCATCAGTAGAGGCCCTGTCCTGGTTTCCAGCATGGCTTGGTGTGGAAATAGCTGGTGGATCGGTTCTGGAAACTACGTCTGACCTTTGCCTACTTTTGGCCCGTTTCCCAGCAGCGTCTGCCGCAGGTTGTGATCTTGGGCTGAGTGACTCTTTCTttggtttctttctttctggtGAAGAAGAGGATTCTGCCAACTCTAGACCACCTTGGTCTCCCTGGATTCCCACCCGGTCCTGtccttctctcttcctcttctctccctctttcctcaTTATGACTCCATCCCTGTTCCCATGTCTCAAATCTACACCTTCTGTCTCCTCCACCTGGCCTTCTCCACCTCTCTCCTTCTGCTTTGTTGTATCCGCCGttccattttcttttccctccaCCTTTACCAACACCCCCGCTCCCCGGCTCTCTTCAGGCACAGCTTGGCTCCTACACAAGTGGGTCCAGTTCCCGAGGGGCTGCAGCTGGGAGCTGTTCACATAGTCCAAATATTTCCCCCTCAGAGTTGCTGGGTGGTGACACTGCACAAAAACAGTCAACAGTTTGCCCTGAGAATGCGCAGCAGTCATCCATCTTTTCAGCTCCTCCAGGCGACAATCGCATGTCCAGTTGTTGCCATGGAGATCCAGGTCGTAAAGCACGTTGTTGAGGGCAAAAATGTCCCCGGAAAGGCTGGTGAGCATGTTGTTCTTCAGCTTCAGCACTCTCAGATATTTAAGTTGCGAGAAAGCCAAAGAGTCCACGGTGGAAATCCGGTTGCGACTCAAGTCCAGCTCCTCGATGCGCTCCAGAGAGTCCAGGAGACCGGCGGGGATTTCCTCCAGCTCGTTGCCGTCAATCAGAAGCTCTCTGAGGCTCGAAAGCCCCTTCAGAGCCCCGCTGTCCAGGCGAGAGATTCTGTTGTTGCTGAGGGACAGTTTGGACAGCTTTTTTAGATTTTGGAACACGTGGTTTCCAACGTACTGTATTTCATTTTCAGACAGCAGCAAAGTTGTCAGAGCTTTGAGTTGGGAGAAAATAAGGGCATTGCGCACGGCTGACTGCTTGTTGTGGGCCAGGTTTAGAAAGCGCAAGTTGGTGAGTTTAGAGAAAGCGTTTCTGTGAATATGCTGCAGTTTGTTGGATTCTAAATGGAGATAATGTAGGCTGGTcaaacttttaaaaacagaGTCCTGCAGAACTTCTATCGAGTTGCCATCCAGACGCAATTTAACAAGATTATCCAAGTTGGCAAAGAGCTCCGATGTGAGATTCTTAATGTCATTATTATTTCCACAAAGAATAGTTAATTTTTTTAGGGACTGTAAAGTCCCAGCGGGTATATTTGAAAAAAGATTGTGTCCCAAGTACAGCTCCTCCAACTTGGAGAGTTTCTCAAATGCTTTTGGGTGAATAGTTTGTATTTGGTTGTACTGTAAATTCAACCGCACGAGGTTACTGTACCGTGTGAAGTCAAAAGCGGAGATGTTAAAAATGAAGTTACCCCCAAGGCTGAATATCAGCACCTCCTCGGGCACCCGCGTGGTGGGTTTGGGCACAGTGCGCAACCCGCGGTTGGTGCACATGAGGTGCTGCGGGTGCTGACAGTCACAGCGGTCGGGACAAAAGCTCGTCGCCGCTGAGGAAGAAATGAACCCATTGAGCGACAGCAGGAGAAAGCATATCCCAGCCAGGAAATTGCCTGTATCCATTCCCACTGCGCGGCTGGCACAGCCAGAAACTGATGCGGCATTCGCTTTGTGTTGTTCAGGTGCAGTcgcccctctcctctctcacgCTGGAGACCGACTCGTCCATAATCCACTTGTTGCCATGAAAAGTGGAGAGAAAAGTGCCGTACACATCAAGCACGCGGATCCATCACTTAGCAGCATCTTCTATAAAGCAAATTAATTCGTGCAGTGCGCTCGGATACTGTCTGAGGGAACGCTCACCACCCCAACAACGCCTCCATCCCCCCAAGTGGTCATCTGCTGCGAATTACAGAGTTCAGGCGCAGAGcgtgctctcacacacacacacacacacacacacacacacacacacacacacacacacacacacacacacacacacacacacacacacacacacaccctagtCCCTCCTTTGCAACTCTGCGACCCTGCCAAAACCAGATGTGCACAAGTCTTGACGCATGAGATCCAGAGCTTTGCGCGTGCATGCaggtaatcacacacacacacacacacacacacacacacacacacacacacagtcactacagcgagaaagggagggagagagagattgagaaacCCTTTGACCGAGTTTTCTGCGCGCACCCGCAGCCACCGGGGGTCTGAGATCTGGATCGGATCCCTGGTATGGACAAAGCAGACGGGAAGCTTTCCTTCCCACGGAATCCCAAAAGAAACTCGAAGTTTCCCTCGCAGCAGGGTGCAGACAGAACAAACTCACTCATAAAACAAGTTTAACAAAACccttacatatatttttttaattctaaaaCAGCTGTAGCCTAGTGAACAGCTAGGTGATGTATTCTCCTAGCCAGAGGACACTGCACTGCATACACAAAGTAAGAAAGTATACGCTACAATTAACACATCAACAGCCTAGTCTGCACCATGTAGCCTACAGTAGGAACGCCATCATCATGCAGCTTAACTGTAATTTACCATTCTCTCATTAACGCACCTTGTGTTGCCGGGGCCACAAGGAGCACAGCTGGTTCACATTTGCAGATGAGGAATTCGGAACGTTAAGTGTGTGTTAAGACTGACGAGGAGAGGTGCCAAATCTGAGTTAAAGATCTCCAACTTGAAAGTGGGGAAATAAATGCAGGGTGAGAGGACCATCCATGTGGAGATTTTGTGCAGAAATTATACA
This window encodes:
- the tril gene encoding TLR4 interactor with leucine rich repeats; translation: MDTGNFLAGICFLLLSLNGFISSSAATSFCPDRCDCQHPQHLMCTNRGLRTVPKPTTRVPEEVLIFSLGGNFIFNISAFDFTRYSNLVRLNLQYNQIQTIHPKAFEKLSKLEELYLGHNLFSNIPAGTLQSLKKLTILCGNNNDIKNLTSELFANLDNLVKLRLDGNSIEVLQDSVFKSLTSLHYLHLESNKLQHIHRNAFSKLTNLRFLNLAHNKQSAVRNALIFSQLKALTTLLLSENEIQYVGNHVFQNLKKLSKLSLSNNRISRLDSGALKGLSSLRELLIDGNELEEIPAGLLDSLERIEELDLSRNRISTVDSLAFSQLKYLRVLKLKNNMLTSLSGDIFALNNVLYDLDLHGNNWTCDCRLEELKRWMTAAHSQGKLLTVFVQCHHPATLRGKYLDYVNSSQLQPLGNWTHLCRSQAVPEESRGAGVLVKVEGKENGTADTTKQKERGGEGQVEETEGVDLRHGNRDGVIMRKEGEKRKREGQDRVGIQGDQGGLELAESSSSPERKKPKKESLSPRSQPAADAAGKRAKSRQRSDVVSRTDPPAISTPSHAGNQDRASTDANTGLNTTTLVQSGEKFDLLRSSDQEEALPLITDPCVFNRHFITNVSVDQVTSSTVTIYWITRDHHHYTPGPGPGLDEVHYRILFDRFGTPDRFPRYVYARGTARSVTLRELSSDVTYMVCVEGVVGGSVCQVAPRDHCAGLVTLPEGFSHGGLLTSDLQLVTVATLAGNAVLLLVIGGVWLGRSLKRRLQRRKTAVHVRHMYSTRRPFRSAVATADFTSYQSSRPARLAPLEEGDLIEFPCDRFLDSNSVRRDSDMQRFSD